In Papio anubis isolate 15944 chromosome 20, Panubis1.0, whole genome shotgun sequence, a single window of DNA contains:
- the LOC101005717 gene encoding LOW QUALITY PROTEIN: leukocyte-associated immunoglobulin-like receptor 1 (The sequence of the model RefSeq protein was modified relative to this genomic sequence to represent the inferred CDS: inserted 2 bases in 1 codon) → MYRYPTALLGLVLCLAQTIHTQEGPLPRPSISAEPGTGIPWKAQTLXVPGPAGYDSRLEREDRFEYKDNYNVFRLGPFESEARFRFDSVSEANAGLYRCIYYKTPRWSEHSDYLDLVVKETSGDTDSPVTEPDSSAGPTQRPLDNSHNDHAPASQGLSAEHLYILTGVSVVFLFCLLLLVLFFLHHQNQIKQDKATVSGLPEKDRETDTSAPAAGDPQEVTYAQLDHWALTRRTAQAVSPQSTKPMAESCTYAAIARH, encoded by the exons ATGTATCGCTACCCCACCGCCCTCCTGGGCCTAG TGCTCTGCCTGGCCCAGACGATCCACACGCAGGAGG GGCCCCTGCCCAGACCCTCCATCTCGGCTGAGCCAGGCACCGGGATCCCCTGGAAGGCTCAGACCCT CGTGCCGGGGCCCGCTGGCTACGATTCCCGCCTGGAGAGGGAGGATAGATTTGAGTATAAAGATAATTACAATGTGTTTCGACTTGGTCCATTTGAGTCCGAGGCCAGATTCCGCTTCGACTCAGTAAGTGAAGCCAACGCCGGGCTTTATCGCTGCATCTATTATAAGACCCCCCGATGGTCTGAGCACAGCGACTACCTGGACCTGGTGGTGAAAG AAACCTCTGGAGACACGGACTCCCCCGTCACAGAGCCCGACTCCTCAGCTG GACCCACGCAGAGGCCGTTGGACAACAGTCACAATGATC ATGCACCTGCTTCCCAAGGCCTGAGTGCTGAGCATCTTTATATTCTCACCGGGGTCTCAGTGGTCTTCCTCTTTTGTCTCCTCCTTCTGGTCCTCTTTTTCCTCCATCACCAGAATCAGATAAAGCAGG ACAAGGCCACAGTCAGTGGACTTCCTGAGAAGGACAGAGAGACGGACACCTCG GCCCCGGCTGCAGGGGACCCCCAGGAGGTGACGTATGCTCAGCTGGACCACTGGGCCCTCACACGGAGGACAGCCCAGGCTGTGTCTCCACAGTCCACAAAGCCCATGGCTGAGTCCTGCACGTATGCAGCCATTGCCAGACACTGA